The Sphaerisporangium siamense genome includes the window GCTGGAGGAAGCCCGCGGTGAACGCGTCGCCCGCGCCGGTGCCGTCGACCACGCGCTCCACGGGCTCGGCCGGGACGCGGACGGGCTCGGCGCGGTTGTTGGTGTACCAGAGGGAGCCCTCGGCGCCGAGCTTGATCACGACCTGGGGGAACCACGCCGTCAGCACCTTGGCCGCGGCGGCGGCGTCGTCCCGGCCGGTGAGCACCTTGACCTGGGCCTCGTTGGCGAACAGCAGCTTGGCGCCGCTGTGCGTCCATTCAAGGAAGGGCTCGGCGCCCGTGCGCTCCAGCGGCGCGGCCGAGGCGCAGTCGACCGAGATCGACATGCCCGCCCGGCGGGCGTTGTCCAGCGCGGCCAGCCCGGCCTCGCGCGAGCCCTCGTTCAGCAGCGTGTAGCCGGAGAGGTGGAGGTGGCCGCCCTGCGAGAACAGGTCACGAGGAAGGTCCTCGGGGGAGAGGGCGGCGTTGGCGCCGGGGTCGGACAGCAGCGTGCGCTCGCCCTTGTGCGTGACGAGCACGACGCACGTGCCGGTCGGCCGCTCGGGATCCATGACGAGGCGGGCGTCGACGCCGTAGCCCATCAGCTCCATGTCGCGGTTGCGGCCGGTGATGTCGGCGCCCCTGCGGCCCACGAAGGCGACCTCGGCGCCCTCGACGGCGAGCCAGGACGCGATATTGGCCCCAGAACCGCCACCGTGCATGGTGACCACGGCCGGAGTGTCGCTCGCCCGGGCGAGAGGGTAGCGGGCACGTGCGACCGC containing:
- a CDS encoding carbohydrate kinase family protein — encoded protein: MTRVVVVGDLMTDAVARARYPLARASDTPAVVTMHGGGSGANIASWLAVEGAEVAFVGRRGADITGRNRDMELMGYGVDARLVMDPERPTGTCVVLVTHKGERTLLSDPGANAALSPEDLPRDLFSQGGHLHLSGYTLLNEGSREAGLAALDNARRAGMSISVDCASAAPLERTGAEPFLEWTHSGAKLLFANEAQVKVLTGRDDAAAAAKVLTAWFPQVVIKLGAEGSLWYTNNRAEPVRVPAEPVERVVDGTGAGDAFTAGFLQPWLEGKQAADALAAGNALAAKAISNLGARPRL